A DNA window from Mastomys coucha isolate ucsf_1 unplaced genomic scaffold, UCSF_Mcou_1 pScaffold21, whole genome shotgun sequence contains the following coding sequences:
- the Gng8 gene encoding guanine nucleotide-binding protein G(I)/G(S)/G(O) subunit gamma-8 encodes MSNNMAKIAEARKTVEQLKLEVNIDRMKVSQAAAELLAFCETHAKDDPLVTPVPAAENPFRDKRLFCTLL; translated from the exons ATGTCCAACAACATGGCCAAGATCGCTGAGGCCCGCAAGACAGTGGAGCAGCTGAAGCTGGAAGTGAACATCGATCGCATGAAG GTGTCGCAAGCGGCAGCCGAGCTTTTGGCTTTCTGCGAGACGCACGCTAAGGATGACCCACTGGTGACTCCTGTCCCCGCCGCCGAGAATCCCTTCCGCGACAAGCGACTCTTTTGCACCCTGCTCTGA